Proteins from a single region of Bdellovibrio bacteriovorus HD100:
- a CDS encoding tail fiber domain-containing protein translates to MKNLIPSLFLILSGVAVQAASPSPGPLFTYEGLLTDAGSTAITTTQTVQLQIIYPASCVVFEETHSITPGSSGEFSVIVGSGTRTDSTGNTADRIFASSGNVTCADTSSVVASGFTTRSLRVRVGGTDLTPDVAINTVPFAINAARLADKTATDFVQISASTTQANADSVFSRYNTLNSVLNLFATPGTNGQLLIGTGTGYTPATLTAGSGINITNGSGSITISASGGGGSVTSVTALSPLVVGGTAAVPEIALPQANSTTNGFLSSTDWQAFNNKQNKTLSSGNIWVGNVVGSAAEVSVSGDATLNSSGVLSLANVGTAGTYAKVTTDAKGRVTSGSALTAADIPSLDWSKITSGLPATLGGYGISDAVKNMGGSPSIQSGTDAARPAPGTAGRIYISSDTNQIYRDTGSAWNTLGGGGGAALPISLTTEVTGILPIANGGTGSSSVAGAMSALSPLSTKGDLLVHNGTANVRLPAGASGQVLAADTTDANGVKWVTAPAGTVTAVTGNAPVMVSNNTTTPLISVSDATTSTKGVVQIGNGLNVTSGTVSVNPGSFPSVVPVTKGGTGTGTFNANKLVYTNASGSAFTEFACGIGMAIAFDGTGIAGCSSYSSLGVIVNSGNSLGIPMAVGTNDAFSLSFETNNTPRMTIDDVGRVGVGTTAPTSALHVIGTGEVARFVTSATGGVVIDSTALNYNPSLIYRKTNINRWSMMVNAASETGGNAGSNLSILRYDDTGATLGAAVTIDRASGFFGINTAAPAYNIHVTGTAGLSTGSAWTVASDARLKDVHGDYEFGLSEILKLHTVRYNYKKDNAAKIPSDVPMVGFIAQEVQQVIPDAVKTRADGYLELNVDPIHWATVNAVKELHGMCKATEEQLNTITRRVSSLEEDAAVKDLRIKALEDENKNLKKDLELIKAKLGLQ, encoded by the coding sequence ATGAAAAATCTGATTCCCTCCCTCTTTCTGATTTTGTCAGGTGTTGCCGTTCAGGCTGCGTCCCCTTCACCGGGACCGCTGTTCACCTATGAAGGTCTTTTGACCGACGCCGGCAGCACAGCCATCACCACAACCCAGACAGTGCAGTTGCAGATCATCTATCCAGCCAGCTGCGTGGTCTTTGAAGAAACCCACAGCATCACGCCCGGCTCCAGCGGCGAGTTCAGTGTGATTGTCGGCAGCGGAACCCGCACCGACTCCACTGGCAACACCGCCGATCGCATTTTTGCCTCTTCAGGCAATGTGACCTGTGCCGACACCAGCTCTGTCGTGGCTTCCGGGTTCACGACACGCTCTTTGCGCGTGCGAGTCGGCGGAACAGATCTGACTCCGGACGTGGCGATCAACACGGTTCCTTTTGCCATCAATGCGGCACGCCTGGCCGACAAGACGGCGACGGACTTTGTGCAGATCAGTGCCTCCACGACACAAGCCAATGCCGACAGTGTGTTCAGCCGTTACAACACTCTTAACAGCGTTCTGAATTTGTTTGCCACACCTGGCACCAACGGTCAGCTTTTGATCGGAACAGGCACAGGCTACACGCCCGCGACACTGACTGCGGGTTCGGGGATCAATATCACCAACGGCTCTGGCAGCATCACGATTTCTGCCAGCGGTGGTGGTGGATCCGTGACCTCCGTCACGGCTTTGTCGCCGTTGGTTGTGGGCGGCACCGCTGCTGTTCCCGAAATTGCCTTGCCACAGGCAAATTCCACCACAAACGGTTTCCTCAGCTCGACCGATTGGCAGGCTTTCAATAACAAACAAAACAAAACCCTTTCCAGCGGCAACATCTGGGTGGGCAATGTGGTTGGCTCTGCTGCAGAAGTTTCCGTCAGCGGCGATGCCACCTTGAATTCTTCAGGCGTTCTAAGCCTTGCCAATGTCGGCACTGCGGGAACTTACGCCAAGGTCACCACTGATGCCAAGGGCCGCGTGACATCGGGCTCGGCCCTGACGGCGGCGGATATTCCCTCTCTGGACTGGAGTAAAATCACTTCGGGACTGCCGGCCACTCTGGGTGGGTACGGGATCAGTGATGCGGTAAAGAACATGGGTGGTTCTCCAAGCATCCAGTCAGGAACTGATGCCGCCCGTCCGGCTCCGGGCACAGCAGGCAGAATCTATATTTCTTCTGACACCAATCAGATCTATCGCGACACCGGCTCTGCCTGGAACACTCTGGGCGGCGGCGGAGGTGCGGCTCTGCCTATCAGCCTGACCACCGAAGTCACTGGCATCTTGCCAATTGCAAATGGCGGTACCGGCTCTTCTTCCGTTGCCGGGGCCATGTCTGCCCTTTCCCCGCTTTCGACCAAAGGGGATCTTCTTGTTCACAATGGCACTGCCAACGTCCGCCTGCCCGCGGGAGCCTCGGGTCAGGTACTGGCTGCTGACACCACAGATGCAAACGGTGTGAAGTGGGTCACGGCCCCTGCGGGTACCGTGACTGCTGTGACTGGAAACGCCCCGGTTATGGTTTCAAACAACACAACGACTCCATTGATATCAGTCAGTGATGCCACGACCAGCACCAAGGGTGTTGTGCAAATCGGAAACGGCCTGAATGTCACTTCCGGCACTGTCAGTGTCAATCCAGGCTCATTCCCGTCAGTGGTTCCAGTCACCAAGGGTGGTACCGGGACGGGCACCTTCAACGCCAACAAACTGGTTTACACCAACGCCTCAGGCTCAGCCTTTACCGAGTTTGCCTGCGGCATTGGCATGGCCATCGCCTTTGATGGCACAGGTATCGCAGGCTGTTCAAGTTACAGCTCTTTGGGAGTCATCGTGAACTCTGGAAACTCGCTTGGCATCCCTATGGCTGTCGGTACGAACGATGCTTTCAGTCTGTCTTTTGAAACCAACAACACCCCACGGATGACGATTGATGACGTCGGTCGTGTCGGTGTGGGCACAACCGCACCGACGAGCGCGTTGCACGTGATCGGCACCGGAGAAGTTGCGCGCTTTGTGACGTCGGCGACCGGTGGGGTCGTGATTGACTCCACGGCACTGAACTACAATCCCTCTCTGATCTATAGAAAAACCAACATCAACCGCTGGTCGATGATGGTGAATGCCGCCTCTGAAACGGGAGGCAACGCCGGCTCCAACCTGAGCATTCTGCGCTATGACGACACCGGCGCCACCCTGGGCGCGGCAGTGACCATTGATCGCGCTTCAGGCTTTTTTGGTATTAACACGGCGGCGCCAGCCTACAACATTCATGTCACGGGAACTGCCGGCTTAAGCACAGGCTCTGCGTGGACTGTCGCATCTGATGCGCGCCTCAAGGACGTGCATGGCGACTATGAGTTCGGCTTGAGTGAAATCCTGAAGCTGCACACTGTTCGCTATAACTACAAAAAAGACAATGCCGCAAAAATCCCGTCGGATGTTCCGATGGTGGGTTTCATCGCGCAGGAAGTTCAGCAGGTCATCCCGGATGCGGTGAAAACCCGTGCGGACGGCTATCTGGAACTGAACGTGGATCCGATTCACTGGGCGACAGTCAATGCCGTCAAAGAACTTCACGGCATGTGCAAAGCCACTGAGGAACAGCTGAACACCATCACTCGCCGTGTGTCTTCTTTGGAAGAAGACGCTGCTGTGAAAGACCTGCGCATCAAAGCTCTGGAAGACGAAAACAAAAATCTCAAAAAAGATCTCGAACTGATCAAAGCCAAACTCGGCCTTCAGTAA
- a CDS encoding PA14 domain-containing protein, with protein MTKSLFLAVLLVSPFALAKKQNEPNIHTRGLLKKITCSYHGSGKTPTGESIGSVDFADPEKTVCDPLGSGSANNSENGLFAKLFVKSPEMSSPVKSVMDYYNQGVKLDQDLYFSDVNVPTRIFTDGFATKNGEVLVDASGNKLIENFAIEYTSVLKLSDQDREGHYEISLLSDDGARLFVKEAGVWNELVNNDGVHPTRLGCPYRTVEMKKDTELPIRILYYQGPRYHIANVMLWKHHKKAQSWKKPSSHSLCGIQSNSFFYNPKTGKKQAAVKVLEATGWDVVAPANFHMPPLKPNPCVEPDFAISDFKVASLAAPNAEITWSTNFPSTSQIYIVNIFTGEEMYTTVDTEMVTSHKAVLSGLIHGLQYQIQAISVDAKGKEVRSPAVMLLP; from the coding sequence ATGACTAAATCACTGTTCTTGGCTGTGCTGTTGGTGTCCCCATTTGCACTGGCAAAAAAACAAAATGAACCCAATATTCACACGCGTGGTCTGCTTAAGAAAATCACGTGCAGCTATCACGGAAGCGGAAAAACCCCAACTGGGGAAAGCATCGGCTCGGTGGATTTTGCCGATCCGGAAAAAACTGTTTGTGATCCCCTGGGAAGCGGCTCTGCCAACAACAGCGAAAACGGACTGTTTGCGAAATTGTTCGTAAAAAGCCCGGAAATGTCCAGCCCCGTTAAAAGTGTGATGGACTATTACAACCAAGGTGTGAAGCTGGATCAGGATCTTTATTTTTCGGATGTGAATGTCCCGACCCGTATTTTTACAGATGGCTTTGCCACCAAAAACGGCGAAGTGCTCGTGGATGCCAGCGGCAACAAGCTGATCGAAAACTTTGCCATCGAATACACCTCTGTTCTGAAGCTTTCAGACCAGGATCGCGAAGGCCACTACGAGATTTCACTGCTGTCGGATGACGGCGCCCGCCTGTTTGTGAAAGAGGCTGGTGTGTGGAATGAACTGGTGAACAACGATGGTGTGCACCCGACCCGCCTGGGCTGCCCTTATCGCACAGTGGAAATGAAGAAAGACACCGAACTGCCGATCCGTATTCTGTACTATCAGGGGCCCCGCTATCACATCGCCAACGTAATGCTGTGGAAGCACCACAAGAAAGCGCAAAGCTGGAAAAAACCCTCTTCCCATTCACTGTGTGGCATTCAGAGCAATAGTTTCTTCTATAACCCCAAAACCGGAAAAAAACAGGCCGCGGTGAAGGTTCTGGAGGCCACCGGCTGGGATGTGGTTGCTCCGGCAAACTTCCACATGCCTCCTTTGAAACCCAATCCATGCGTCGAACCTGACTTCGCCATCAGCGACTTTAAAGTGGCCTCCCTGGCGGCTCCAAATGCAGAGATCACCTGGTCGACAAACTTCCCGTCTACCAGCCAGATCTATATCGTCAATATCTTCACGGGTGAGGAAATGTACACGACTGTTGATACCGAGATGGTCACAAGCCACAAAGCTGTCTTAAGCGGCCTGATCCACGGTTTGCAGTATCAGATCCAGGCCATCAGTGTGGACGCCAAGGGCAAAGAGGTCCGCAGCCCTGCTGTCATGCTTCTGCCCTAG
- the hmgA gene encoding homogentisate 1,2-dioxygenase produces METKYLSGFGNHFSTEARPNSLPQDQNSPQKAPAGLYPEQLSGTAFTAPRHSNMFSWLYRIRPSVMHKPFAPLKDLTAKTFFKPQHINPNQMRWNPLADTSAKQDFVEGIRTVCGTGSVHEQRGLNAHLYSFNKSMDTRYFMNADGDFLLVPQKGALHVKTEMGFMEVEPGEIALVPRGVKFQVNPLKDGTTCTGYIGENFGAAFRLPDLGPIGANGLAHRRHFLTPVAAFEDKEGKFELVGKFAGELWGAEIGHSPLDVVAWHGNFVPFKYDLRKFNTINTVSYDHPDPSIFTVLTSPSEVPGTANVDFAIFPPRWMVGEHTFRPPYFHRNCMSEYMGLIYGEYDAKTAGGFVPGGGSLHNFYSAHGPDVDAFEKASNVDLKPHKIEATMAFMFESRSPYMVTDFAMGKDFLQGDYQNCWQGFKKYFK; encoded by the coding sequence ATGGAAACAAAATACTTATCAGGTTTCGGAAATCATTTTTCCACAGAAGCTCGCCCGAACTCTTTGCCTCAGGACCAGAACTCTCCGCAAAAGGCCCCGGCGGGTCTTTATCCTGAACAGCTGAGCGGAACCGCTTTCACAGCTCCTCGCCATTCCAATATGTTCTCCTGGCTTTACCGGATCCGTCCGTCCGTGATGCACAAACCTTTTGCCCCGCTGAAGGATCTGACGGCGAAGACCTTCTTCAAACCTCAGCACATCAACCCCAATCAAATGCGCTGGAATCCGCTGGCAGACACTTCCGCGAAACAGGATTTCGTGGAAGGCATCCGCACCGTGTGTGGTACAGGTTCTGTGCACGAACAACGTGGTTTGAATGCGCACCTTTATTCTTTCAACAAGTCCATGGACACGCGTTACTTCATGAATGCGGATGGTGACTTCCTGCTGGTTCCGCAAAAAGGTGCTTTGCATGTAAAAACCGAAATGGGCTTTATGGAAGTTGAACCCGGCGAAATCGCCCTGGTTCCCCGCGGAGTGAAGTTCCAGGTGAATCCGCTGAAAGACGGCACCACTTGCACCGGCTATATCGGTGAAAACTTTGGTGCAGCTTTCAGACTGCCGGACCTGGGCCCGATTGGCGCCAATGGTTTGGCGCACCGTCGTCACTTCCTGACTCCGGTGGCGGCGTTTGAAGACAAAGAAGGAAAGTTTGAACTGGTCGGCAAATTTGCCGGCGAACTGTGGGGCGCTGAAATCGGTCACTCGCCACTGGATGTGGTGGCATGGCACGGAAACTTTGTGCCGTTCAAGTATGACCTGCGCAAATTCAACACCATCAACACCGTCAGCTACGATCATCCAGATCCATCCATCTTCACCGTGCTGACTTCACCAAGTGAAGTGCCGGGCACCGCGAACGTGGACTTTGCGATCTTCCCACCGCGCTGGATGGTGGGTGAACACACCTTCCGCCCACCGTACTTCCACCGCAACTGCATGAGCGAATACATGGGTTTGATCTATGGCGAATACGACGCGAAAACCGCTGGGGGTTTTGTTCCTGGGGGCGGCAGCTTGCACAACTTCTATTCCGCCCACGGACCGGATGTCGATGCCTTTGAAAAAGCCAGCAATGTGGATTTGAAACCACACAAGATTGAAGCCACCATGGCCTTTATGTTTGAATCCCGTTCGCCGTATATGGTGACAGACTTCGCGATGGGGAAAGACTTCCTACAGGGCGATTATCAAAACTGCTGGCAGGGTTTTAAAAAGTACTTCAAATAA
- a CDS encoding class I SAM-dependent methyltransferase, whose product MDFKPTQRFSDRVDNYVKFRPSYPSELLKFFTDQLGLTAASAVADVGSGTGISAEIFLNHGNTVYGVEPNAKMRAAAEKNLVGYPDFRSVNGSSENTGLPADSVDFVIAAQAFHWFEPVATQKEFKRILKSPGTAALIWNDRRMTGTGFNVDYEALIAKYGSDYKQVRHNNIDQKQIESFLGAYNEHVIFNYQDLDFDGLLGRLLSSSYMPQADSEVYPAMKAELQALFDKYQKNGMVRIEYDTRIFHARMK is encoded by the coding sequence ATGGATTTCAAACCGACTCAACGATTCAGCGACCGGGTTGATAACTACGTCAAGTTTCGACCCTCGTATCCTTCTGAACTTCTTAAGTTTTTCACCGACCAATTGGGGCTGACCGCGGCAAGTGCGGTTGCCGATGTGGGTTCGGGAACTGGGATTTCCGCCGAGATCTTTCTAAACCATGGCAACACCGTGTACGGGGTTGAACCCAACGCCAAAATGCGGGCTGCTGCCGAAAAGAACCTGGTGGGTTATCCTGACTTTCGCAGTGTGAATGGTTCATCGGAAAACACCGGGCTGCCTGCCGACAGCGTGGATTTCGTGATTGCCGCTCAGGCCTTTCACTGGTTTGAGCCAGTGGCGACGCAGAAAGAATTCAAACGCATTCTGAAATCGCCGGGAACCGCGGCGTTGATCTGGAATGATCGTCGCATGACGGGCACGGGATTTAACGTGGACTATGAAGCGCTGATTGCGAAGTACGGTTCAGACTATAAGCAGGTTCGTCACAACAACATTGATCAGAAGCAGATTGAAAGTTTTCTGGGGGCCTACAACGAACATGTGATCTTCAATTATCAGGATCTGGATTTTGATGGCTTGTTAGGGCGTCTGTTGTCTTCGTCATATATGCCTCAGGCGGACAGCGAAGTTTATCCGGCCATGAAAGCGGAGCTGCAGGCTTTGTTCGACAAGTATCAAAAAAACGGAATGGTGCGGATTGAATATGACACTCGTATTTTCCACGCACGAATGAAATAA
- a CDS encoding UDP-2,3-diacylglucosamine diphosphatase yields the protein MEAWFISDIHLKTAEERNGKILLRFLRSLLAGNPRQVHLFMLGDIFDLWVGGHTYFAKKFEPLMQTLGDLRKAGARITFIEGNHDVHVEGYFQKHLGIEVFVEAQYYLIDGVRVRCEHGDLINLNDEKYLKYRSIIRNPYIKPLGNILPGKFWDHIGNKASKKSRERSGHYRVSNEGELISMIRKHTPVAYAEKPFDLIVSGHMHVFDDHTETINGHSVRSVNLGSWFEERVKVFCLKNGVGEWVYLPSEEDL from the coding sequence GTGGAAGCCTGGTTCATATCCGACATTCACTTGAAAACCGCTGAAGAGCGCAATGGGAAAATCCTGTTGCGCTTTTTGCGTTCTTTGCTGGCGGGCAATCCCCGGCAAGTTCACCTTTTCATGCTCGGGGACATCTTCGATCTGTGGGTCGGTGGGCACACTTATTTCGCCAAAAAGTTCGAGCCTTTGATGCAGACACTGGGGGACCTTCGCAAAGCCGGGGCCCGCATCACCTTCATTGAAGGCAATCACGACGTGCATGTGGAAGGTTACTTCCAAAAGCATCTGGGGATCGAAGTTTTTGTCGAGGCTCAGTACTATCTGATTGATGGGGTTCGCGTGCGCTGTGAGCACGGGGATCTGATCAATCTGAATGACGAAAAGTACCTCAAATACCGCAGCATCATCCGCAATCCTTACATCAAACCTTTGGGCAATATTTTACCGGGCAAGTTCTGGGATCATATCGGGAACAAAGCCAGCAAAAAAAGCCGGGAGCGCAGTGGACACTATCGTGTTTCCAACGAAGGGGAGCTAATCTCAATGATCCGCAAGCACACACCAGTGGCCTATGCGGAAAAGCCTTTTGATCTGATTGTCTCTGGACACATGCACGTCTTTGATGATCACACGGAAACCATCAACGGCCACTCGGTGCGTTCGGTGAATCTGGGTTCGTGGTTTGAAGAGCGTGTGAAAGTCTTCTGCCTGAAAAATGGCGTGGGCGAATGGGTGTATCTGCCTTCTGAGGAGGATTTATGA
- the ftsZ gene encoding cell division protein FtsZ → MFELEENINIGANIKVVGVGGGGSNAVATMIESGMNGVEFIVANTDIQALNASKSPNKIQLGLDLTKGLGAGANPDVGRRAAIESYNEIVEKLEGADMVFVTAGMGGGTGTGGAPIVAKIARELGALTIGVVTKPFLFEGKKRGKHAEGGLADLKENVDTLIVIPNQKLLSIAAERTPLLETFKKADEVLLQAVKGISDLINIRGLINLDFADIRTVMSSKGIAIMGTGAAKGDNRAVEAATAAISSPLLENVKIDGATGIIINVTGGSDLSLYEVNEASTLITEAAHEDAEIIFGAVIDESMGDEVRVTVIATGFDSHEVKLVNDMAQVNQMQNFLNQNAAHFGGMNMQMPQMPQQMAQMPQMTQMPQMPQFPQMPVMPTMPQMPVMPQMPAVELPPITAVQTQVQSFTHQPQQTEAAPQVTETVVVPPVAAVTPQMAQQAAQNMMPQMPVQAQQVPVQQEVATPIQPQVESSLSPRDMLLAKARAFKESQDLKSKHANPEQLSMNVDHEQQSLEEARRMAREVLSSPFSSQNLEVPAFIRKKQGFDLNKE, encoded by the coding sequence ATGTTTGAGTTGGAAGAAAATATCAATATCGGTGCAAATATTAAAGTAGTGGGCGTCGGCGGTGGCGGTAGCAACGCGGTGGCCACAATGATCGAATCCGGCATGAACGGTGTTGAGTTCATCGTTGCCAATACAGACATCCAGGCCCTGAACGCCAGCAAGTCTCCGAATAAGATCCAGCTGGGTCTTGACCTTACAAAAGGTCTTGGTGCAGGTGCAAATCCGGATGTGGGTCGCAGAGCTGCGATCGAATCCTACAATGAGATCGTTGAAAAATTGGAAGGCGCGGACATGGTGTTCGTCACTGCAGGTATGGGTGGCGGAACTGGTACGGGTGGCGCGCCGATCGTCGCGAAGATTGCGCGTGAACTTGGCGCTTTGACTATCGGTGTGGTTACCAAGCCGTTCCTGTTCGAAGGTAAAAAACGCGGCAAGCACGCAGAGGGCGGCCTGGCGGATCTGAAAGAAAACGTGGACACTCTGATCGTGATCCCGAATCAGAAACTTCTTTCCATCGCTGCGGAAAGAACGCCGCTTCTGGAAACCTTCAAAAAAGCTGATGAAGTTCTTCTTCAGGCAGTTAAAGGTATCTCTGATCTGATCAACATCCGCGGTCTTATCAATCTGGACTTCGCTGATATCCGCACTGTTATGTCTTCCAAAGGCATTGCAATCATGGGTACTGGCGCTGCGAAAGGTGACAACCGTGCGGTTGAAGCTGCCACAGCGGCGATCTCTTCTCCGTTGCTGGAAAATGTTAAGATCGATGGCGCGACAGGCATCATCATCAACGTAACGGGTGGTTCTGACCTGTCCCTGTACGAAGTGAACGAAGCTTCCACTCTGATCACTGAAGCGGCTCATGAAGATGCAGAAATCATCTTCGGTGCGGTTATCGATGAAAGCATGGGCGATGAAGTTCGTGTGACTGTGATCGCAACTGGTTTCGACTCTCACGAAGTGAAACTTGTGAACGACATGGCTCAGGTAAATCAAATGCAGAATTTCCTGAACCAGAACGCAGCTCACTTCGGTGGCATGAACATGCAGATGCCGCAAATGCCGCAACAGATGGCTCAAATGCCACAGATGACGCAGATGCCACAAATGCCTCAGTTCCCGCAAATGCCGGTGATGCCGACTATGCCACAAATGCCTGTTATGCCTCAGATGCCAGCGGTTGAACTTCCGCCGATCACTGCGGTTCAAACTCAGGTTCAGTCTTTTACGCATCAACCACAGCAGACAGAGGCAGCTCCTCAGGTTACTGAGACTGTGGTTGTTCCCCCTGTAGCTGCCGTGACTCCACAAATGGCTCAGCAGGCAGCACAAAACATGATGCCTCAGATGCCGGTTCAGGCTCAGCAGGTTCCTGTACAACAGGAAGTTGCAACCCCGATCCAGCCGCAAGTGGAATCATCTTTGTCTCCGCGTGACATGTTGCTGGCTAAAGCCCGCGCTTTCAAAGAAAGCCAGGACTTGAAATCCAAGCACGCGAACCCGGAACAACTATCCATGAACGTGGATCACGAACAGCAGTCTTTGGAAGAAGCGCGCCGCATGGCTCGTGAAGTCCTGAGCTCTCCGTTCTCCAGCCAGAATCTTGAAGTTCCTGCCTTCATCCGCAAGAAACAAGGATTCGATCTGAATAAAGAATAG
- the ftsA gene encoding cell division protein FtsA, translating to MSTSKPKAPVLAGLDIGSTKVSFVIGTVNPEGKIEVAGVGTAPNTGIRQGVVVNIEATTDSIRKAKEEAELMSGYTVSEVWVGVAGSHISSFDSKGMVAIKNREVTASEIDRVIEAAKAVAVPTDRSVLHVLPREFKVDGQDGITDPIGMSGIRLEANVHIVTGGQSAINNTVKCVEKAGLKIAGLVLSQLASATAVMSNDEKNLGVCVVDMGGGACNALYFVNGSVAHSSVIPVGGQHFTHDVAVGLRTPQFAAEELKKKHGCAMASMVNENETVEVEGVGGRKSRVIPRKDLADVIEARAEETLNLIANDIRMSGLMPMLGGGIVLTGGASNLDGLIEMGEFIFDIPVRRGAPREIGGLTDVVKSGEFSAAVGLLQYALGQRKDLLQTHQQQQEVNIGESLDGITKKIKEFFGQIF from the coding sequence ATGAGTACATCAAAACCCAAAGCTCCGGTATTGGCTGGCTTGGACATTGGTTCTACCAAGGTCTCTTTTGTCATCGGCACAGTTAATCCCGAAGGAAAAATCGAAGTCGCAGGCGTAGGCACCGCTCCCAATACTGGGATCCGCCAGGGTGTCGTAGTCAATATCGAAGCCACGACTGATTCCATCAGAAAAGCCAAAGAAGAAGCAGAATTGATGTCCGGTTACACCGTCTCCGAAGTGTGGGTGGGTGTTGCTGGTTCGCACATTTCTTCATTTGATTCCAAGGGCATGGTCGCGATCAAGAACCGCGAAGTCACGGCCTCTGAAATTGACCGCGTGATCGAAGCTGCCAAGGCAGTGGCGGTTCCAACGGATCGTTCTGTTCTTCACGTACTTCCAAGAGAATTCAAAGTCGACGGCCAGGACGGGATCACGGATCCTATCGGCATGTCCGGCATCCGCTTGGAAGCCAATGTGCACATCGTGACCGGCGGTCAGAGTGCCATCAATAATACTGTAAAATGTGTTGAAAAAGCCGGTTTGAAAATCGCAGGCCTGGTTCTTTCCCAGCTGGCATCCGCAACGGCGGTGATGTCCAACGATGAAAAGAATCTGGGTGTGTGCGTGGTTGATATGGGTGGCGGCGCTTGTAACGCCCTTTACTTCGTCAACGGCAGTGTGGCTCACTCCTCTGTAATTCCAGTGGGTGGCCAGCACTTCACTCACGACGTGGCGGTGGGGTTGAGAACTCCGCAGTTCGCGGCGGAAGAGTTGAAAAAGAAGCATGGCTGTGCCATGGCTTCCATGGTGAATGAAAATGAAACTGTTGAGGTCGAGGGTGTCGGCGGCAGAAAATCCCGCGTGATTCCTCGCAAGGACCTTGCGGATGTTATTGAAGCTCGTGCAGAGGAAACTCTGAACCTGATTGCCAATGACATTCGTATGAGCGGCCTGATGCCAATGCTTGGTGGCGGGATCGTTCTTACAGGTGGCGCAAGCAACCTGGATGGTCTGATCGAAATGGGAGAGTTTATCTTTGATATTCCGGTTCGCAGAGGGGCTCCTCGTGAAATCGGTGGTCTGACGGATGTGGTGAAGTCTGGAGAATTCTCCGCCGCTGTCGGACTGTTGCAGTATGCATTGGGGCAGAGAAAAGACCTGCTTCAGACGCACCAACAGCAACAGGAAGTGAACATTGGTGAATCGCTGGACGGTATCACCAAGAAGATCAAAGAATTTTTTGGACAGATTTTTTAA
- a CDS encoding cell division protein FtsQ/DivIB, whose amino-acid sequence MKKLVFKLIFGFIVLPAALAGTLFYLNENGFFNIRTVEVVLENPPAGQEQFLRPHVDRLEASLARYKGVSLWNIKLKKVSREVDALNWVEGLNIKRSWPTTLSVRVRPHEVKLLFMAKGGKLVPIIKDGTFLDPVESKQAPDVVLLDGESFVKKTELRKKAVDVVEQIPAEGSFSRKTISEIRYDNKEGFWMTMIKTGIQVKMGEDQVSLKSARVSQVVDYLESRQFDARVIDANLSKKVLVRLRKDP is encoded by the coding sequence GTGAAGAAGCTCGTTTTTAAACTCATCTTTGGATTCATTGTTCTGCCTGCAGCTCTTGCGGGGACGCTTTTTTATCTGAATGAAAACGGATTCTTCAACATTCGTACAGTCGAGGTTGTGCTTGAAAATCCACCTGCGGGGCAGGAGCAGTTTTTGCGACCTCACGTGGATCGACTGGAAGCAAGTCTTGCCCGTTACAAGGGAGTGTCCCTTTGGAATATCAAACTAAAAAAAGTATCCCGTGAAGTTGATGCCCTGAACTGGGTGGAGGGTTTGAACATTAAAAGAAGCTGGCCGACGACGTTGTCGGTGCGCGTGCGCCCGCACGAAGTGAAGCTTCTGTTCATGGCCAAGGGTGGGAAGCTTGTTCCTATTATCAAAGATGGAACGTTCCTGGATCCGGTCGAAAGCAAACAGGCTCCGGATGTTGTGTTGCTTGACGGTGAAAGCTTTGTGAAAAAAACAGAACTTCGCAAGAAGGCTGTTGATGTGGTTGAGCAGATTCCTGCCGAAGGATCATTCAGCCGAAAAACAATTTCTGAAATTCGTTACGACAATAAAGAAGGTTTCTGGATGACCATGATCAAAACGGGAATCCAGGTGAAGATGGGCGAAGACCAAGTATCTTTGAAGTCTGCACGAGTCAGCCAAGTCGTCGATTATCTCGAATCCCGCCAGTTTGACGCGCGCGTCATAGACGCGAATCTGTCAAAGAAAGTCCTTGTCAGGTTGCGTAAGGATCCCTAA